The following coding sequences are from one Melopsittacus undulatus isolate bMelUnd1 chromosome 14, bMelUnd1.mat.Z, whole genome shotgun sequence window:
- the SYNC gene encoding syncoilin has translation MAEPKPPPEPQLDEAGAPPAGAALPPDPAHSPLDSAVGPGLMPRTGNSPDACQDLQTDGGNADLEPNVPQLDQDAAETRIPLDVDAAGIPLDVDADKAGVPLDVDETGILLDVNAGGTGIPLDIDADGAEIPLDVDEAGIPLDVDADKAGVPLDVDETGILLDVNAGGTGIPLDIDADGAEIPLDVDEAGIPLDVDGAGIHLDMDADRAGIPLCMDTDRAGIPTDVDTAGAGIPLDMDAEGAEGTEQKCLTLEELGDYFQECIEAVEQLEQERDSLILELGQLREPALQEIRHAHEEIQAACRLLAQVELERDNLKDEIRQIKQKLFKVTKECVACQYQLESRRHDLSQHAAYRGELETQAGQLSGELSQLKETCEKEKEALRQRLEAPPSRQDNLYLQESRRLSMEFESFVAQSRRGLEEHYEPQLLRLLERREAGAKALQEMQGELQGMKDALRPLQGEVSQLRLQNRSLEEQIVLAKQKRDEEVGQYREQVEELEDRLKELKNGVQLQQRKNQELEELRTSLHRELSIYKSCLEIYGHLCKPEDKTDQDCQE, from the exons ATGGCAGAGCCCAAGCCCCCTCCAGAGCCACAGCTGGATGAAGCTGGAGCCcccccagcaggagctgctctgccccCGGACCCTGCACACAGCCCATTGGACTCTGCAGTGGGTCCAGGACTGATGCCCCGGACCGGGAACAGCCCTGACGCCTGCCAGGACCTCCAAACAGATGGTGGGAATGCTGACTTGGAGCCAAACGTGCCCCAGCTGGACCAGGATGCAGCTGAGACCAGGATCCCATTGGATGTGGATGCGGCAGGAATCCCGCTGGACGTGGATGCAGATAAAGCAGGGGTCCCACTGGATGTGGATGAGACAGGGATCCTGCTAGATGTGAATGCAGGTGGGACAGGGATCCCACTGGATATAGATGCAGATGGAGCAGAGATCCCGCTGGATGTGGATGAAGCAGGAATCCCACTGGACGTGGATGCAGATAAAGCAGGGGTCCCACTGGATGTGGATGAGACAGGGATCCTGCTAGACGTGAATGCAGGGGGAACAGGGATCCCATTGGATATAGATGCAGATGGAGCAGAGATCCCACTGGATGTGGATGAAGCAGGGATCCCACTGGACGTGGATGGGGCAGGAATCCATCTGGACATGGATGCAGATAGAGCAGGGATCCCACTGTGCATGGACACAGACAGGGCAGGAATCCCAACTGACGTGGACACAGCCGGGGCTGGGATCCCACTGGACATGGACGCAGAGGGGGCAGAGGGCACAGAGCAGAAGTGCCTGAccctggaggagctgggtgACTACTTCCAGGAGTGCATTGAAGCCgtggagcagctggagcaggagcgGGACAGCCTGAtcctggagctggggcagctccGGGAGCCGGCGCTGCAGGAGATCCGCCATGCCCATGAGGAGATCCAGGCTGCGTGCCGGCTGCTGGCCCaggtggagctggagagggacaaCCTGAAGGATGAGATCCGTCAGATCAAGCAGAAGCTCTTCAAGGTGACCAAGGAGTGTGTGGCTTGTCAGTACCAGCTGGAGAGCCGGCGGCACGACCTGTCCCAGCACGCTGCTTACCGGGGCGAGCTGGAGACACAGGCAGGGCAGCTCTCCGGGGAGCTCTCCCAGCTCAAGGAGACCTgtgagaaggagaaggaggctCTGAGGCAGCGGCTGGAGGCTCCCCCGAGCCGCCAGGATAACCTGTACCTGCAGGAGAGCCGCCGGCTCTCCATGGAGTTCGAGAGCTTCGTGGCCCAGAGCCGgagggggctggaggagcaCTACGAGCCCCAACTGCTGCGGCTGCTGGAGAGGCGAGAGGCAGGGGCCAAGGCGCTGCAGGAGATGCAGGGGGAGCTGCAGGGGATGAAGGATGCCCTGCGGCCCTTGCAGGGGGAGGTGAGCCAGCTGCGGCTGCAGAACCGGAGCCTGGAGGAGCAGATCGTCCTTGCCAAGCAGAAACGGGATGAGGAGGTCGGGCAGTACCGG GAACAGGTCGAGGAGCTGGAGGACAGGTTGAAGGAGCTGAAGAACGGGGTCCAGCTCCAGCAGCGCAAGaaccaggagctggaggagctgaggACCAGCCTCCACCGGGAGCTCTCCATCTACAA